TAAATACCTTCATGAAAGAGCCGGTGTAGCAATATACCGGCTTTTTTATTTTCCTTTTCTGTTGTTTAATTAAAATTAGAGGATTAATAAAGCTGTGATAGCAGAAACCTATTTTGGGGATTATTGCTGTGAATGATACTCCTAAATTTTAAAATTTATCTATTATCAAAAATGTTATTGGAAGATCAACTGCCCGAAGAAGCACTTACCGACCTCGATGATTTGTATGAGCATGTCCGGATTGTAGCGGATAAAGGGCAAGCATTGTTGCGGTTAGATAAGTTTTTAATGGACCGGTTACCCAACGTTACCCGTAACAAACTGCAGAACGCAATCCGGGCCGAATCTATACGGGTGAACAATGAGCCGGCTAAAGTAAGTTACAAAGTAAAACCTGGCGATGTTATTACGGTTACCTTACCTGATCCGCCACGAGACACTGATATTGTTGCGGAAGACATTCCGTTAACTATAATTTACGAAGATGATGATTTATTACTGGTAAATAAAGAACCCGGTATGGTGGTGCATCCGGCTTATAGTAATTGGACCGGCACCTTAGTAAACGCGCTTACTTACCATTTGCAAAATTTGCCAACCGGTAAAAACGGCGAAGGCCGGCCAGGTTTGGTTCACCGCATAGATAAAGATACTTCGGGTTTACTTGTTATTGCTAAAACCGAGTATGCAATGTCTTATTTAGCCCGGCAGTTTTTCGATCATTCTATTGAGCGGACATATTACGCGTTAATTTGGGGTATTCTTAAAGAGGCAACTGGAACCATCCGGGGACATATCGGGCGAAGCCTGAAAGATCGTAAGATTATGGCTGTTTATCCGAACGGTGAGCAAGGAAAACCCGCTGTTACCCATTACCAGGTTTTACAAACATTTCAATACGTTAGTCTGGTAAAGTGTAATCTAGAAACGGGACGTACGCATCAAATCAGAGCACATTTTAAGCACATAGGTCATCCTCTTTTTGGTGATGCTACTTACGGTGGCGATAAGCAAGTTTACGGGCAAAGAACCGGAACTTTAAAAGCTTTTATAGAAAATGCTCTGGAGTTAATGCCCCGGCAAGCCCTGCACGCTAAATCACTCGGGTTCCGCCATCCTTCCTCTAAACAATTGATGCAGTTTGATTCGGATTTACCCTTGGATTTTAAAAATTTACTAGAGAAATGGGAGAGATTTAAAAGCGAATGAAAAGCATAAGTTTATTATAAGTATTAGCTTGTCTGTAACTATAATGCTCGATTTTAATAAACTTGAATAACCTGAGTTGGAGATAAGAGGAGCGTACGGCTTTATTCCACTCCAAGTACATGATTCTGCAGAATTAATAGAATTTCAGAAGATATCCAATGGGTTACCTACTGGTTAGATTCCTAGGAATGACTGGAATGGATTACAAGTTTGTACTTTAGGTTCTTATAGGTTTGTGTAGAATTCGCGTTAAGCAATAAGGAATTTGTTTTTGAGTATGGCTAGGGCAAAAAAAACCTGCTTAAGGAAGCAGGTTTTTTTTGTATGTTAAAATCAATTAAGATTTTCTTTTTGTTGTAGCAGCAGGTCTTTTCTGCGCAGCTTCAATGTTCTTTAAAGCTACTTCTACATCTTTGTTAGATGGATCTAAGCTTTTAGCGGCAGTCCAGTAAGTTTTTGCTGTGGCAAAATCTTTGGCTTTGTAAGCTTGGAAGCCTAAGTAATAGTTAGCAACAAATAAACCTTGTTTATTAGAAGCAGCTTTCGAAGGATCCTGATTAGCTACTTTAATGTATTCTTCATAAGCGGTTTTAGCAGCTCCGGTTTGTCCTTTATCTTTGGCTTCAGCTACCTGAGCCCGGCGTAAATAAGCTGTAGCATACTCTGGTCTGGCTTGAATAATTCCAGCATATAAAGAATCAGCGGAATCAAACTTTTCTGCTGCTAAATAAACGTCAGCTAATTTAAAATTATCAACTAAACTTGGTTTGGCGGCAATTTTAGTTTTGTACATGGTAATTGCTTTATCATACTGCTTAGCTTTTACATAAGCAGCAGCAGCTTCATTTTGTACATCTAGGTTGTTAGGGTCCATTGCTAAAGCTTTTTCTAAATTAGCGGTAGCTTCAGCTCCTTTACCAGTGTCAGCTAACATCCGACCATAATAAGCATAATCAGACGCAATTATTTTAGTTGGATCTGCTTGGGCTAATTGAAAGTATTTTTCCATGGCTTGTAAAGCTTCCGGAACTTTATTGGTTTTATAAAGTGAGTAAGCCATTAAGCGGTTCATCACTAAATTATTGGGATCTTGCTGCAAAACTTGTTGCGCTTCAGCTAATGTACCTGCATAATCTTCGGTTAAGAATAAGAAAGATGCATATTTAATTTGAGTATCAATGGAGTTCTCCGCCATCGAACGGTATTTTTTAAAATTTTCTACCGCTCTGTCGTATTTACCCACAAAATAATTCATCTCGCCTAATTCCCGGTATGCTGGGGCATAATTCGGGTTTAAAGCAATTACTTTCTCAAAAGCTGCTTGGGCTTCGTTGTAGTTTTTAGATCTTACGAATAACTGTCCTTTTTTCATGAAAGCAGTTGCATTGTTTGGATCAATTTGTATAGCCCGGTCATAAGCGTTCATGGCATCGCCACCACCATTCGGGTTTTTTTGGTGAATATCACCCAAGATAATGTAAGCCATGGCATCATTATTCTTCGTGATTTTATTAGCTTCACCAATATAGCTCAACGCCTTTGTAATATCTTTTACATCAGCGTCAGCGTAGGCGCGGCCGATTTGTTTAAAGATGTTGGCGTCTTTTCCTTTGGTGCGTTTTACTGCGGCATCAAACTGACGTTCTGCTTCGGCTGTATTGCCTTTCATTAAAGCTACTTTGCCTAAACCAATCATGCTAAGAGCCGATTTGTCGTCTTTAGCTAATGCCTGACTAAATATAACATTGGCAGAGTCCAGTTTACCTTCCTTTAAATAAACATCGCCTAAGTAATAGCTAACTTCTTCGTTTGGATTTGATGTATTTAGGCGACGTAAAGTTGATTTGGCTTCGGTGTAACGTTCTA
The sequence above is a segment of the Adhaeribacter swui genome. Coding sequences within it:
- a CDS encoding RluA family pseudouridine synthase translates to MLLEDQLPEEALTDLDDLYEHVRIVADKGQALLRLDKFLMDRLPNVTRNKLQNAIRAESIRVNNEPAKVSYKVKPGDVITVTLPDPPRDTDIVAEDIPLTIIYEDDDLLLVNKEPGMVVHPAYSNWTGTLVNALTYHLQNLPTGKNGEGRPGLVHRIDKDTSGLLVIAKTEYAMSYLARQFFDHSIERTYYALIWGILKEATGTIRGHIGRSLKDRKIMAVYPNGEQGKPAVTHYQVLQTFQYVSLVKCNLETGRTHQIRAHFKHIGHPLFGDATYGGDKQVYGQRTGTLKAFIENALELMPRQALHAKSLGFRHPSSKQLMQFDSDLPLDFKNLLEKWERFKSE
- a CDS encoding tetratricopeptide repeat protein, which encodes MIKNWKYILAFSASFVATTSFAQSVQDVQQLINVERYTEAKSTLRRLNTSNPNEEVSYYLGDVYLKEGKLDSANVIFSQALAKDDKSALSMIGLGKVALMKGNTAEAERQFDAAVKRTKGKDANIFKQIGRAYADADVKDITKALSYIGEANKITKNNDAMAYIILGDIHQKNPNGGGDAMNAYDRAIQIDPNNATAFMKKGQLFVRSKNYNEAQAAFEKVIALNPNYAPAYRELGEMNYFVGKYDRAVENFKKYRSMAENSIDTQIKYASFLFLTEDYAGTLAEAQQVLQQDPNNLVMNRLMAYSLYKTNKVPEALQAMEKYFQLAQADPTKIIASDYAYYGRMLADTGKGAEATANLEKALAMDPNNLDVQNEAAAAYVKAKQYDKAITMYKTKIAAKPSLVDNFKLADVYLAAEKFDSADSLYAGIIQARPEYATAYLRRAQVAEAKDKGQTGAAKTAYEEYIKVANQDPSKAASNKQGLFVANYYLGFQAYKAKDFATAKTYWTAAKSLDPSNKDVEVALKNIEAAQKRPAATTKRKS